Part of the Antedon mediterranea chromosome 6, ecAntMedi1.1, whole genome shotgun sequence genome, CCAGGAAAAATAGGAACTGGCTATGGGTATGTTATAattactgttagatgtaaatgaaaaatatgagttaattttgtttatattctttattggtattaaatctataaaatattagcagtaataatatttgtttacatactatactgtacaatatGTATACAGTTCAATAATTTAGATGTTATTTTGTGCAGTTTTGTAGGTCTAACACTTGGCAAAGGTTACACATATTCGTCAAATCATTTTGACAAAGGAAAAGAATTAAGAGTGGTAAGTAAGACATCAATAgttaatttttctattttattggTCTGATGTTTTGCTTAAAAGCGTAACAAAATCTACTTAGCTTTTGGACACATACTTTGCAGTCAGGTAATATCACAATTGACGAAAATTGATATTGGTGTACAAATAGTAGTATCTTTTTTGGACCATATTTattgagggtgatccatccagcaattgctgatcattagggaccctcagaggttcacaagacaaacatatacacaacatgctctacataaataaagtcttattacaagtctttgggagtggagttgtaatccTGAcgtgtgacgggacttgaacccagaacccttggagtggtagccaagcatcataaacaccaagccacaactccactccattCTTCTTCttgttcatttattaataaatatatttacctttATATCCTGATTGTATTTGCATTTCAGAGGGAATTAGATGACCACAAAAAGGCAATGAAAGGAGGATCATTCAAGTTAAATATGCACCCTAAGTCATATTTTGATGGTAATCCATATGTAAATGATAAGCCTCTTCCACCTGTCAAAAAACAACCAAGTGTCAAAAAGGACTTTAAACCATTTAAACCAAGTTCACCTGCGAAAAAGgtagaattttatttttacttttaaaactttACTTTACACACATAACATAATGTATACTGAGTATGAGTATTTTTGGCTACAAACctactgaaaataaatatttcaatacaTTGTTAGTTTGTTAAGGCTATGTACTGCcaacaaattaatacaatttgCCATAAAATATCCTGTAATTTAATTAAgtcatataaatatattatttatataaatattttttactgAAATTATTTTAGATTGCTGGATCAAAAGCAGGGACCTTTGACCCTTACCCCTCGCATTCGGAGGATCCATACAGGATAAAGGTTATAAAGAAAGGACCACCATCAATGAACAGCAGCGGGAAAATATTCATGCCATCGCCAGGACCAAAAAGTGCGCCAACAAACTCAATTGTCACACAAAATGTTATAAGGTATGTGGAATGGTGTAGTACCAATCAAAAAAACTATTacaataaaaactaaataaaaaaaaaatatttacaaataaccAAAATGGTACAGTACCAAAACTGTGACTGCATTATCTTGATCAAGACAAagctttgcgctgattactagctgcattatgggagtatgtttccatacatgtttgatgcaAAAATGACCgagtaataatgttcagcgctttagaggtttcacaacattaggcgctatataaattatCTTCATTGGTTGTATAAAATATAtcttacatttaatttttttttcttgcagaCGAATAAATCGTAACAACTTTATGGTTGCACAATCATCTTATTCTTAATAAGGACAGAACAAATTGAAGTTATCATTTAGCCATTAACTACTGTACCAAAAATTAGTAAAACCAAAGCTCCTAAATGgattattaattatgaaaaccacCTGTAAACTATGAACAtttctgtatatttttatattgtgtgTATTGTACTATTCGAAGTAATAAAGATGTTAAATAagttaatattttgataatatatCCTCATGGAATTACAAAGATCTTTAAAGTTTGCTGAGAGTCTTTAGGATATGACGGCTTATTGTTTATAGTGTTTCATAGTGTCAGTgatgatgaaacaaaaacaatactTTGCTATCAGATTTTCTTCAACAATATCTGCTGATTATCTAAATCCAACCACTTgttacttttgacataaatgttCATATGTTAGTATAGTATATACCAGTCTGGTATAAAAGTGTTTTTAgatcaatatacagtattactaatAGCCAAttactattaaattatttaattatttagcaAAGGATCTTCCATAATACCGTTTTCCAGATAACTTCTTAACATgcaatgtaatttaaaatcacACCCAAAGCCCCATAGAACAAATGTTAATGAAACTTTATCCATTTTATATACATACATGTAAATAAATCTTTGCACGGCGGCCAACTGCTTGAATTTTGCAATAAAATCCATGTGCttcatataaaatgttttaaatcaatcaatcaatcaatcaaataaacatttatttcttttatattcatatttgagtaaaacattataatttctgatattttatatataaatatttttttttagaaatataatacagtaaataataatgtataaaaaaagatgattcagttaATAAAGCcgcattatatataaattaataataaataacataactaaTTTTTGTATCTTCTTCCGTGAATCTGTTATGTCACATGTAATTATGCAAAATTATTGTAATTGCTCGTTTTACATATTTAACATTGAATGTCTTCAGTATAGatttcatatatattttatatataaattaatattgtgaATTTTACTCTTAATGGAACACATTTGCTTATTTTGTGCTGTAATAAATATACACTATTTGTTTTTAGCATATGCATTACTTTAGGGACTTGGTCTCCACATTGAAAAGTAATGGTAACAATTTAAacgattttaataaattaaactaaGTAAAACTGTAATTTTTGCATCAACGATCTCATTATTGTAAGGTTGTTCATTTTTCTTCTATTTACTCAGTActgttttattctttttactGTTTACTTGTGTTCATGTAATTGTTGCTGTTCATTTCCACAAATATACAATATTCATTAATATCTTTGAAATatgattacatttattttaatataaggaaccataaattcaaataaataacaagtttTCTTGAAAtggaaaaattaatataataggcTAAGTATATTAAAAAGCAAAATATACACTCTCTAATAATTAAATGtgcaataaaagaaatatattttatagaaaagAAAAATTTCTACAGTACACACAAAACTGTGTAAACCTAACCACTGTGATGAAAGAATTCAATACCTGGTTCAAATCCTGCACTTTTTGTtcagaaaatatttatttttacaaaggaCACTTCTTCTATGGTGTTACCAACATattctttattaatatttaatatcttaAATTCATTCTAAATGTATTTCATGACATTCTTATTTGTAGATGTTAGAGCAATGCTTAactaataataacacattttaatttacTATTAGATTGTGTCTAAAGTTTACTATCAGTATTTTCAaaggaataaataaaatttaattttttattttagaataattatgtacagCACATGCAATTTAGTTAAACTATGaaacataataaacaaaattactataaattgaacatatacagtattttaaaaataaataattgcttaaaataattaatcataattttaagaaagtaaagaaaaacatttaaaatttatattattttcaaaattcacaagtattgatattttcttttaaataattataaataacaataataatatcattaggCAAGAGACCTtcacttacatttgcctctcctcacccaggtgtataaaatgggtaccTGTTTtgtcaagacacaactttgcgccgattactagctgcataggagtatgtttccatacgttttttattcaaaaaatgATTGGGGTAATATTGTGCatcgcattgagagcttgcttaaaTTCGctataataatatcctggattgaTATAGCGCCTAAttttgtgaaacctctaagcgctgaacattgtTACCCCGATCATTTTTtgcatcaaacacgtatggaaacatac contains:
- the LOC140051290 gene encoding cilia-and flagella-associated protein 96-like, with the translated sequence MAGKTDMERLGLFQEMGYTTIGDRYVGGGNKSFNVSAHKNKQMLPGGSKTRSSNQVGYFDSKFNRVLEGEAYSDPVKRRRQERIQNSKKNIGKAFLPSNGDKKPSGNGNHYGTFSGPVSAFSPVKKGGKQYKSPGKNVITNPGKIGTGYGFVGLTLGKGYTYSSNHFDKGKELRVRELDDHKKAMKGGSFKLNMHPKSYFDGNPYVNDKPLPPVKKQPSVKKDFKPFKPSSPAKKIAGSKAGTFDPYPSHSEDPYRIKVIKKGPPSMNSSGKIFMPSPGPKSAPTNSIVTQNVIRRINRNNFMVAQSSYS